One genomic region from Spartobacteria bacterium encodes:
- a CDS encoding FtsQ-type POTRA domain-containing protein, translating into MHNIFESDRVSDKTNTKAVNRRKSNVKMSSMLVASKAVKNQAARRRRMTSFTVISIALAGLIWGSVLGFRSIGRVLFTENDDYLIQQVICRSDGRLATPARIKEWSEVQPGMNLFEVDIASIREHLETRVPVISTVTVKRHLPDTIEIQVNERQGLAQLEKNIIGVPLDVDKEGYVLGPSAKSSKLPVIVGYRQAGLRPGSFVEDTSLKDALDVLRICDETSLGQYVVVEQVSVGHPDFLDLRLKGDVRVTLAKNRYQARLAKVAGTLEYAKQNGRFLKTIDATGERNFPIEYR; encoded by the coding sequence ATGCACAACATTTTTGAATCAGATCGTGTATCAGATAAGACGAATACAAAAGCAGTTAATCGCCGCAAATCGAATGTTAAAATGTCATCTATGCTGGTGGCATCAAAGGCCGTCAAAAATCAGGCGGCACGTCGGCGTCGAATGACGTCTTTCACCGTGATATCCATCGCATTAGCAGGGCTCATCTGGGGGTCTGTGTTGGGATTTCGCTCCATTGGCCGCGTCTTATTTACCGAAAATGATGACTATTTGATTCAGCAGGTTATCTGTCGGTCCGACGGACGTCTGGCCACACCGGCACGCATCAAAGAATGGTCGGAAGTGCAGCCCGGCATGAATCTGTTCGAAGTGGATATTGCATCTATTCGAGAGCATTTGGAAACAAGGGTTCCAGTGATATCCACCGTTACCGTGAAACGACATTTACCGGATACTATTGAAATCCAGGTAAACGAGCGTCAGGGGCTGGCGCAGCTGGAGAAAAATATTATTGGTGTCCCGCTGGATGTGGATAAAGAAGGGTATGTGTTGGGCCCCAGTGCGAAATCGTCCAAACTGCCGGTAATTGTAGGATATCGTCAGGCTGGGCTGCGACCGGGCAGCTTTGTCGAAGATACCTCGCTGAAGGACGCGTTGGACGTATTGCGTATATGCGATGAAACATCGCTCGGCCAGTACGTTGTGGTGGAGCAGGTCTCCGTGGGGCATCCGGATTTCCTGGATCTGCGTCTGAAAGGTGATGTGCGGGTTACTCTGGCAAAAAATCGTTATCAGGCGCGCCTGGCCAAGGTGGCCGGGACTCTTGAATATGCAAAGCAGAACGGTCGCTTTCTTAAAACGATCGATGCCACAGGCGAGCGTAATTTCCCTATAGAATATCGTTAA